Proteins co-encoded in one Grus americana isolate bGruAme1 chromosome 12, bGruAme1.mat, whole genome shotgun sequence genomic window:
- the ABCB7 gene encoding iron-sulfur clusters transporter ABCB7, mitochondrial produces the protein MALLGAPRSLAAAVSFKRRLLALALLRPPVAAAAACAYGWLGGSGRQRAHATPGSGQIPPICKQRSWHSPGGDYSRPLLEASEILPRWRLIEKRMCWHGHAGGGLHTDPKEGLKEIDAKKIIRAMLSYVWPKDRPDLRARVAISLGFLASAKAMNILVPFMFKYAVDNLNQASGNILNLSDAPNTVATVATAVLIGYGISRAGAALFNEARNAVFGKVAQNSIRRIAKNVFLHLHNLDLAFHLSRQTGALSKTIDRGTRGISFVLSALVFNLGPTMFEVALVSGILYYKCGAEFALVTLGTLGAYAAFTIGITQWRTKFRIEMNKADNDAGNAAIDSLLNYETVKYFNNEKYEAQRYDGFLKTYENASLKTTSTLALLNFGQSAIFSVGLTAIMVLASQGIVAGSLSVGDLVMVNGLLFQLSLPLNFLGTVYRETRQALIDMNTLFTLLSVDTKIKDKELAPPLQITPQTAAIAFDNVHFEYLEGQKVLAGVSFEVPAGKKVAIVGGSGSGKSTIVRLLFRFYEPQKGNIYVAGQNIQDVSLESLRKAIGVVPQDAVLFHNTIYYNLLYGNIDATPEEVYAVAKLAGIHDAILRMPNGYNTQVGERGLKLSGGEKQRVAIARAMLKEPLIFLYDEATSSLDSITEENILSAMRDMVKHRTSIFIAHRLSTVVDADEIIVLDQGKVVERGRHADLLASPNNLYYEMWHTQSSKVLNSQNNPNWEERNNRMSKEEERKKLEEEITNSVKGCGNCSC, from the exons atTCCACCAATCTGCAAGCAAAGATCATGGCACAGTCCGGGGGGAGATTATTCGAGGCCGTTATTAGAGGCTTCAGAG ATCCTCCCAAGGTGGCGACTGATAGAAAAGAGAATGTGTTGGCATGGTCATGCAGGTGGAGGGCTTCACACAGATCCAAAGGAAGGG CTGAAAGAGATAGATGCCAAAAAGATTATCAGAGCAATGTTGTCTTATGTGTGGCCCAAAGACAGACCAGACCTGAGAGCCAGAGTAGCCATATCTCTGGGGTTTTTAGCAAGTGCAAAG GCCATGAATATATTGGTTCCCTTCATGTTTAAATATGCAGTAGACAACCTCAACCAGGCATCTGGAAACATACTCAACCTCAGTGATGCACCAAATACAGTGGCAACGGTGGCAACTGCTGTTCTCATTGGCT ATGGTATCTCAAGAGCTGGGGCAGCATTATTTAATGAAGCTAGAAATGCAGTATTTGGGAAAGTAGCTCAAAATTCAATCAGAAGGATAGCAAAAAACGTTTTCCTGCATCTTCATAACCTGGATTTGGCATTCCATCTGAGTAGGCAAACGGGAGCTCTGTCAAAAACCATCGACAGAGGAACAAGAGGCATCAGTTTTGTTCTTAGCGCTTTAGTATTTAATCTGGGACCTACCATGTTTGAAGTGGCACTAGTCAGTGGAATTCTA TATTACAAATGTGGTGCAGAGTTTGCTTTAGTAACCCTGGGGACGCTTGGAGCCTATGCAGCATTCACGATAGGAATTACGCAGTGGAG GACGAAGTTTCGAATAGAAATGAACAAAGCAGATAATGATGCGGGTAATGCTGCAATTGACTCGCTACTGAATTACGAGACTGTGAAG TATTTCAATAATGAAAAATACGAAGCCCAACGATACGATGGATTCTTGAAGACATATGAAAATGCCTCCCTGAAGACTACCTCTACTTTAGCTCTCCTGAATTTTGGACAGAGCGCTATATTTAGTGTTGGCTTAACAGCCATCATGGTGCTTGCCAGCCAGGGCATTGTTGCAG GCAGCCTTTCTGTCGGAGATCTAGTAATGGTGAATGGATTGCTGTTCCAGCTTTCTCTTCCCCTAAACTTCCTGGGAACAGTATACCGAGAGACAAGACAAGCACTTATAGACATGAATACCTTGTTTACGCTTCTCAGTGTAGATACCAAAATTAAA GACAAAGAGCTGGCTCCACCCCTGCAGATCACACCACAGACTGCTGCCATTGCCTTTGATAATGTGCATTTTGAATACCTTGAGGGGCAGAAAGTCCTTGCTGGAGTGTCTTTTGAAGTCCCTGCAGGAAAGAAAGTGGCCATTGTTGGAGGTAGTGGGTCAGG GAAAAGCACAATTGTGAGATTATTATTTCGTTTCTATGAAcctcagaaaggaaatatttatgttgCTGGACAGAACATACAAGATGTCAGTTTGGAAAGTCTGAGAAAGGCAATAGGAGTTGTACCTCAG GATGCTGTTCTCTTCCATAATACTATCTATTACAATCTGCTCTATGGCAATATCGATGCAACACCGGAAGAGGTGTATGCAGTAGCAAAGTTGGCGGGAATCCATGATGCTATTCTTCGAATGCCAAATGGTTACAACACTCAGGTTGGTGAACGAGGACTCAAGCTCTCTG gaggagaaaagcaaagagttGCAATTGCCAGAGCAATGTTAAAGGAGCCACTTATTTTTCTCTATGATGAAGCCACATCATCTTTAGATTCAATTACAGAAGAG AATATTCTCAGTGCCATGAGGGACATGGTGAAACACCGAACATCAATTTTCATTGCTCACAGGTTGTCAACAGTAGTTGATGCAGATGAAATCATTGTGCTGGATCAG GGTAAAGTTGTGGAACGTGGTAGACATGCAGACCTCCTTGCAAGTCCTAACAATCTCTATTACGAAATGTGGCATACACAGAGCAGCAAAGTACTAAATAGTCAAAACAATCCAAATtgggaagagagaaataatCGGATGtccaaagaggaggaaaggaagaaactagaagaagaaattaccaatagtgtgaaaggctgtggaaACTGTTCATGCTAA